In Desmodus rotundus isolate HL8 unplaced genomic scaffold, HLdesRot8A.1 manual_scaffold_15, whole genome shotgun sequence, the following are encoded in one genomic region:
- the LOC128780053 gene encoding ubiquitin-conjugating enzyme E2 D3-like produces the protein MCFAGPVDDSMFTWKGTIMGPADSPYEGGLFRLNIQFPPNYPFRPPLIYFTTPIYHPNINRRGYICVDILRSQWSPILTISKLLLSITSMLCDPNPNDPFVPSIGRMYLQDRDAFDTMARAWTKKYARRMRDK, from the coding sequence atgtgcttCGCGGGGCCGGTGGACGACAGCATGTTCACATGGAAGGGGACCATTATGGGTCCCGCCGACAGCCCCTACGAGGGTGGGCTGTTCCGCCTGAACATACAATTCCCAcccaattaccccttcaggccgcCGCTTATTTACTTCAcaaccccgatctaccaccccaatatcaaccgaaggggatatatctgtgtagatattctcaggtcccagtggtctcctatactgaccatatccaaactcttgctatccatcacctccatgctatgtgaccccaaccccaacgacCCCTTTGTTCcgtccattgggagaatgtacttaCAGGACAGGGATGCCTTTGATACCATGgcccgagcttggaccaagaagtatgctaggAGAATGAGGgacaaatga